The genomic stretch TCGACGGGGCGGACCTCATTGCCGCGCGCGTCCATCCGCCCGGCGATTTCCACCGTATCCTCCAGCGCGGCGAGCGGCGTCGGCTTGGGCCACACGATCCACCCGGCCAGCCCGCCCGGCACGAAGCTGCGGGCGATCTGCATCATCTGGCGATAGCCCTGCGTCACGACCAGCCCGACGCGCGCGCCCTTGCCCTCCAGCACCGCATTGGTCGCGACCGTCGTGCCGTGGAGGAACAGCCGCACATCGGCGGGCGTGATCCCCGCCGCCGCGCAGATCGCATCGACGCCGGTCAATATGCCTTCCGAACTGTCGTGCGGCGTCGACGGCGTCTTGTGCCGCCAAAACGCGCTCGACTGTTCGTCGAACAACAACAAATCGGTGAAAGTGCCGCCGACATCGACGCCGAGACGATAGCTCATTCGGGTCCCTTTTAAATCTGGGAAGCGCGGCCAATGCCCGCTATTTGCCCCCCGACGGTCCAGCCCGAGGGCCCGAATCGCAATCGCCGCACCCGCCCTGCTCGCACAGCGGATAGATTTGATCGGCGCGGGTCAGCGGTCGAGGAATGCCGTCACCGCCGCCGCAACGGCCTCGGGCGGCGGCATGCTGACGCCCGCGTCGATGCGATGGACCTGCGCATCGGGGAGCAGCGCGGCGGCACGCGCAGTGGCGTCGCCCAGCGGATCGACCTTCGCGGCGACACACAAAGTCGGCTGGCCAAGCTCGGGCAACCGCGCCGCCATGTCGAAGTCGAACACCGCCTGATACCCCAGCCGAAAGGTCTCGATCGCCTTGATGACTTCGACCACCCAGCGATGCAGGTCGCGCGGCGGCGGCAGCCCGGCACCGCGGAGCGCCCCCGCCGATTTGTCGTACCAGGGCCAGAACAATATCTGATCGCGGCAGAAATTATGCGCCCATAACAAATGCGATCCGTTGTGATCGGGCTCGATCACCGGGGCATAGCGCGCCATCATCGCGGCACGCTCGACGGCATCCCATAGCGGCACGCCGTCCAGCACCACGCGCCGCACCAGCCCCGGCGCCAGTGCCGCCAGCGCGACCGCGACGCACGCGCCGGTATGGGATCCGTACAGGTCGACCGGCCCGTCGGTCAGCCGAGCGATCCCCTGCGCCACGTCGGCTGCGAAATCGTCGATGGTCGGCGCGGCGGCGGGGTGCGGATCGCTGTCGCCCAGCCCCGCCATATCGGGCGCGATCACCCGGCGCCCGGCTATCGCGCGGATCAGCGGCACCATCTGCGCTGCCGATCCGGGCAGATGGTGCAGCACCACCAGCGGCGGCGCGCCTGAATCCGCCCCCTCCCGCTCGCGATAATGGATCTGGCGGGTGTCCAGATCGAGGAAATGGCGGCGCACGGTCATGGCTCTTTCTCCCACGGGGCACTGCCACCCTGTTCGAAAGCCAGTCCGCCCCGCGCCGCGAAGCCGCAAATGATCGCAGGGCGAACATTCCGCCCCGCGACCGACGCAGCCGATCGGCACCGCCTTAAAGAAGCGGGATTGTCGAATGTGGCGCGACATGGTCTCGATGGCCGCGAAGGCGCATCCCGGAGGTTCATCATGCTCAACACCTTTCAGCAATCGTGGCACGCGATGCTGCCGACCAATTCGGTGGACGAGGGCGCGCGGCAGGAATTCGCCAAGAGCCTGAAGCAGTTCATCCAGCAGGGCATCCTCCCCGGCCTTGGCCCGGTGTACCAGGCGCGCGCCGCCCGCCGCTTCGAACGCGAACAGGGCCGCCCGCCCGCCGACCGCCACGACATCCGCAAGGCGATGGTCCCCGATCTGTATTTCCAGAGCTATGCCGCGGTGAACCGGATCAGCCAGGAACTGCTGTGGGAAAGCGTGATCGACAGCATCGACCATGATCTCGACCGCCTCCGCGCCGAGGCGGAGGCGCAGTCGGGGCGCAACAAGGGGCAGTTGCTGATCCCCGAGACGTTCGACGTGCCCCGCTATGTCGCCGCGCTCGACATTCATTGCATGCCCGGCGGCTATGCCGGCGACGGACGCACCAGCGATGTCGGGCTGGGCGTGCTCTATGATCGCGGCGTCTATCTCTATTCGATGGGCTATACCGGCCCCAATAACGACGATCTGGGCCGGTCGGTCTGCAATTATATCAAGCGGCGGCTGGACGGCTTCACGCCGAAGCGCATCCTCGACCTGGGCTGCACCGTCGGCCATTCGACGCTGCCCTATAAGGAGCTGTTCCCCGAGGCGGAGGTGTGGGGCGTCGACGTCGCCGCGCCGCAGGTGCGCTATGCCCATGCCCGCGCGGGCGCGCTCGGCTTCGACGTCAATTTCGCGCAGATGAATGCAGAGGCGACCAGCTTCCCCGACGGGCATTTCGATCTGGTCGTCAGCCACATCCTGCTCCACGAAACCTCGGGCAAGGCGATGCCAAGGGTGTTCGCGGAGTGTCACCGGCTGCTCGCGCCCGGCGGATACATGATCCACGCCGATCTGCCGCCCTTCGACCTGATGGACCCGTTCACCCAGTTCATCCTGGACAACGAAACCTATTACAACAACGAGCCTTTCTGGGGCGCGATGCGCGAACGGGATCAGGTCGAGCTGGCAGTGAAGGCCGGGTTCGATCGCGACGCGATCCGGTTCGACACCGCGCCGATGGCGGTGATGGAGTTCGCCGCCGCCGCCGATGGCTATAGCCAGGATGCGGCCGGCGCAGTCGCCGACCGCGAGTTCACCGCAGGCGAGTTCGCCCCCGGCGGCGGCTGGGAAGTGCTGATCGCGCAGAAGCAGAAGGGTTGAGAGCGAGCATGTCCGGCCAGCAAAAGATGCAGCGCAGCGCCAAGGGCAAGCGCCCCGGCTTTTTCGACGAGCCCGCGCTCGACCAGATGATGTCGATGATCCTCGTGCTCACCAGCGAAATGTCGGTGCTGGGCGACCGCGTCGACCTGATGGAACGCGCCTTCGCCGCGCGGGGCATCGATATCGCCACCGAAATGGCGGCGCTCAAGCTCGACCAGCCCGCGCTGGAAGCGCGCGAGAGCCGCCGGCAGGCGCTGCTGGAGCGGCTATTCTACCTGATGCGCAAACAGGCCGACGAGTCGATCGCGCAGGAAACCGCCGACGGATATAAGGCGGTTATCGACGAGATCGCGGTTTCGTGAGCGCCGTGCCGTTGCTCGACACGCTGCGCGGGGCGGTCGGCGACGACCATGTCCTGACCGGCGACGCGGCGCTCCCCTTCGCGACCGATGTGTACGCGCTGCTCGGCGCACCGGTCGCAATGGTCCGCCCCGACAGCGTCGAGGCGTTGCAGGCCGTCGTGCGCGCGTGCGCGGCGGCGGGGCACAGCGTCCAGCTCCGCGGCGGCGGCGCATCCTATACCGATGGCTATCAGTCGCGCGATGCGGGCTATGTGCTGGTCGATCTCGGGCGGCTGAACCGCATCGTGGAGATCGACACCCATGGCGGCTTCGTCACGGTCGAGGCGGGCATGACCTGGGCGGCGCTGTCCGACGCGCTGGCGGCAAAGGGTTTCCGCACGCCGTTTCGCGGGCCCTTTTCGGGGCTGGTGGCGACGATCGGCGGATCGATGTCGCAGAATTCGATCAGCCATGGATCGGGGATGTACGGCATCTCCGCCGAATCGGTGCTGGCGCTCGACATCGTCACGGCGGACGGCGCCCTGCTGCGCACCGGCGCGGGCGCGCTGGGCGGGCTGCCCTTCGCGCGGCATTTCGGTCCCGACCTCACCGGGCTGTTCACCGGCGATTGCGGCGCATTCGGGATCAAGGCGCGGATCACGCTGCCGATCCTGCGCCAGCGCCCGACGCACGGCGTTATCTCCTTCGCCTTCCCCGATTTCGCCGCGACGCACGAAAGCATGCGGCGGATCGCACTGGAGCGAGTCGAGGACACGCATTTCGCGCTCGACGCCGCGCTGTCACAGGGCCAGATCGCGCGGCAGGAGCGCGCGGGCGCGACGCTTTCGATGGCGCTGTCGATCCTGCGCACCTCGCCCTCCACGATGGCGGGCGTCCGTCAGGTGATCGCCGCGGGCCTGCTCGCCCGGCGCCAGATCCGCGCTTCGGCCTATATGACGCATTACATCGTCGAGGGGTTCGACAAGCGCGAAGTCAATGCCCGCCTCCACCGCCTGCGCCAGCTCGTCGCGGGGCTGGGCAGCGAGATCGCGCCGACGGTGGCGTCGGTGGTGCGCGGGATGCCCTTCGCGCCACTGTTCAACACGCTTGGCCCGGCGGGCGAGCGCTGGGTGCCGGTCCACGGCATCCTGCCCCACCGCGCCGTCCCCGGCTTCCATGCCGCGCTGGAATCGTTCTACGCCGCGCAAAAGCCCGAGATGGAGCGGCTGGGGGTGTGGACCGGGGGCATGTTCTCCGCGGTCGGCACCAGCGGGTTCCTGTATGAGATCGCACTCTACTGGCCCGGCGCGATCACCGACTATCACCGCGCAGCAGTGCCCGCCGACTATCTCGCCGCGCTGCCCACCTATCCCGATAGCGCCGAGGTCAACGCCTTCGTCCATGGCTTCAAGGCCGGGCTGATCGCGCTCTATGCCGAACATGGCGCCGGCCAGTTCCAGATCGGCAAGGCCTATCCCTATCTCGACCGCGTCGAGCCGCCGGTGCGCGGCCTGATCGAGGCAATCAAGACCCGGCTCGATCCCCAGCGGCGGATCGCGCCCGGCAATCTCGGGCTCTGACCCCCAACCATCTCCCCGCGCCATCCGGCGGGCACAGGAGCGACACATGCGAAGCGGTTCCATCCTCATCGTCGGCGGCGGCATCGGCGGGCTCACCACCGCGCTCGCGATGCGCCAGCACGGCTTCGACGTCGATGTGTTCGAGGCGGCACCCGCCTTTGCCAATGTCGGCGCGGGCGTGACGCTCGCCCCCAATGCAATGCGCGGCTTCGCGCATCTGGGCGTCGCGGACGCGATCGGCGCCCAGTCGATGGAGCCCGTGCGCCAGGCCGTGCGCCATTGGCAGGACGGCCGCACGCTGATGACGCTCGAGCGCGGCAACCGCATGCGCGAGGAATATGGCGCACCCTATTACTACACCCACCGCGCCGATCTCCACGCGATCCTGGTCGACGCCGTGACGCAGGCGGGCGGGCGCATCCATATGGGCGCGCCGGTGACCGAGGTAGCGGCGCTGGACGATCGCGCGGAGCTGGTCACGGCTGCGGGCACGCGCTTCTCGGGCGATCTGCTGATCGGTGCGGACGGCGTCAAATCGGCGGTCCGCCGCCCGCTCGACACTGCCGCCCCGCATTTCACGGGGCATGTCGCGGTGCGCGCGGTCGTCCCCGTCGACGACGAACTCCGCCCCTTTGTCGAGATGCCGGGCAATTTCATCGGGCCGGGCAAGATCGCCGTCTTCTACCCGTTGCGCGGCGGATCGCTGCTCAACCTCGTGTTTTTCAGCCGCGAGGCGGGCTGGACCGAGGAAGGCTGGACGATCCCCGCCACCCGCGCCGAGCTTCAGGCGTTGTTCGCGGGCTGGTGCGATCCGGTGCAGACGATGATCGCCCATGCCGACGAGACCCAGTTGTTCAAATGGGCGATCAACGCCCGCGCCCCGCTGTCGAGCTGGTCGATCGGCGGGCGCATCACGCTGCTGGGCGACGCCGCCCATGCGATGACGCCATTCCTCGGCCAGGGCGCGTCGAGCGCGATCGAGGATGGCGTGGTGCTCGCCCGCGCGCTGGCCGCTTCGGCGAGCGTGGCGGAGGCGCTGGGGCGCTATGAGGCCGCGCGGATCGATCGCACCACGATGATCCAGAGCGAATCGAACCAGAATGCCGATCGCCTCCAGGGCGACGACGCCGAACTGTTCGGAATGAAGAAGCTCCGCAACGAAGAGACGCTCGGCCTGTTCGCCTATGATTGCGGGACGGTGGCGGTGTGATCGCGACGATCCCGTGCCGGCGCGCGATAGGCGGGCGGCACGGGATCACCCTTGTGGCGGGAGAACACTGGATTGCGGCCAAGGCAATCGCATATTGCGGCGGGCAAACATGAAATGCGGTCATCCCAGCGACGGCTGGGATCCATTCAGTCGCTCCGCTCGACCCAAAAGCCCATACCGAGCACCGAATGGATCCTGACTTTCGTCAGGATGACAATGTGTTGTCATATGCGATGCCCCGGGGACTTAGCCGGGGTGTCGCAATCTCACTCGATCGCCGTCTCGTTGCGCATGCACGTCACCATGCTCTGTTCGAGCAGATACGCCCGCCGCGCGACCGCATCGCTCGTCAGCTTCGCCATGTGCCGCTCGCGATATTCCACGGCACCCTGGTTCTCGAGCGCCTGTTTGTTGGCGATCGTCTGCGACTGGACGAAGCTCGATGCGATCGCCCGGCGCTGCCGGGCATAGCGATCGAGCAGCGGATCGGGCGCGGCCCCGTCCTGCAGGATGCGCAACAGCTTGTCCTTCAGGTTCCACGCATCGTGGATGCCCGAATTCATGCCGAACCCGCCCAGCGGATTGTTCAGGTGCGCCGCATCGCCGATCAGGATCATGCGCCCGCGCCGAAACTCCTTCGCCACGCGCTGGTGGACGCGATAGACGGTGCGGTGGTGCGTCTCGATCGGTACCGCGCTTCCCAGCAGGTCGGCGAACACCCGGTCCTTGAACGCATCGCCGGTGATCTCGGCCACCGGCATCGTCTCGGCCACCGGCACCAGCACGCGCCAGAGTCCCGGCACCTGGAGCAGCACCGACCATTTCGGCGGATTGGCGACGTAATTGACCCCCGACGTCCAGGGCAGATGCGTCTCGATCGGGTAATCCGTCGACAGCGTCAGGAACGATTCGGGATAGGTGAAGCCGTCGAACTCGACGCCGAGCCATTTGCGGATCGTCGAACTCGCGCCATCGGCACCGATGACATAGCGCGCGCGATAGGCGTGGATCGTCATCGGGGTTTCGGCATGGAGCGTCACGCCCTCGGCATCCTCAGCGAAGCTCAGCGCGCGCGTGCTGAAATCGACCCGCGCATTGGGCAGCGCCTTCAACCGGCCCTCGATGAGGCGCGTGAGCTTGAACTGCTCGCACTGCAATCGATACGGGTGCGCGACCTCGTCCGCCAGCTCGCTCATGTCGAGCGCATAGCGTTCGCCATTCTGGAGATTGTAATATTGGAACACCGCGGCGCGCAGCCCACGCGTTTCCAACTCGTCGAGAAGCCCCAGCTCCGCCATCATGTCCAGCGTCGGGGGGTGCATCGTCGATGCGCGCATATCGGCCAGGCACTCGGCCTCGCGCTCCAATACCCGCACTTCGACACCCTCGCGCGCCAGCGCATAGGCCAGCACCATGCCGGCGGGCCCGCCGCCAACGATCAGGACGTCACATTCTTCGGCCTGCATTACCTGTCCCTCGGTACCGCTCAAGCGCGGCCGCCCTGGCGCGCAGCGACCATCCGGGCCGGGGCCGTCATGGTGCCGCGCACGGCGGGCGCGCGCATCTTCAGGATCAAATTGCCGAGCTTCGGCAATAGGATAGCTTGATTTCGCATATACAGGCATGCCCTCCGTCTTATTTGCAGGACGGTAGAAGACAGCGGGTGCGGTTCCGCATGCCGTGCGCAGTTTATCCGCTGCACGGTCAGCACCCGCCGAGCGATGGCGGATCTGCGGTGTTGAGCGTGATGGTTGCAGCGCTAGAAGAACCGAAACCGGGTCCCGCGTCCGGGCCGGGAGGAGCCGTAATGACCCTGACCATCCTTGAGCCCGTCGCCCCGCAATCCGCCCGCGCAAAGGCGGCGTTCGATTCGCCCGCGTCGCTGCGGATGCTGATCGGTGGCGCATGGCGGGACGGCGCCGAGACGATGGAATCGATCGATCCCGCCACGGGCCGCGTCATCGCGCGCTTTCCCGATGCGAGCGAACAGGATGTGGACGACGCCGTCGCGGCGGCACGCGCGGCGTTCCCCGGCTGGGCGGCGACGCTGCCCGCCGAACGCGCCGCGACCCTGCTGCGGATCGCCGACATCCTCGAACGCAATATCGACGAGCTGGCCGAGCTGGAGACGCTCGACCAGGGCAAGCCGCTCTATGTCGGCCGCTGGGCCGAGATCCCCGGCGCGATCGCGCAGTTCCGCTTCTTCGCGGGGCAGGCGATGGCGATCGAGGGGCGCACGATCACGCCGTCGATCAACTATCAGCCTGCGGGCAAGCAGATGGCGGCATGGACGCTGCGCGAGCCCGTCGGCGTCGTCGCCGCGATCGTACCGTGGAACTCGCCGATCGTGCTGACCGCAATGAAGCTGGCCCCCGCACTGGCGGCGGGGTGCACCATCGTCCTGAAACCGGCGGAGGACACGTCGGTCACCGCGCTGCGCATGGCCGAGCTGATCGAGGAAGCCGGGCTGCCCGCGGGCGTGCTCAACGTCGTCACCGGGCGCGGCGCGCGCTGCGGCGCGGTGCTCGCGGCGCATCCGGACGTCGACAAGGTCGCCTTCACCGGATCGACCGCCACCGGCCGCGCGATCCTCGACGCGTCGAAGGGCAATCTGAAGCGCGTGACGCTCGAACTCGGCGGCAAGTCGCCGGTGATCGTGCTCCCCGATGCCGATCTCGACCTCGCGATTCCCGGTGTCGCCAATGCGATCTTCTTCAACGCGGGCCAGGTCTGCGTCGCCGGTTCGCGCGCCTATGTCCATGCGTCGATCTATGACCGCGTGCTCGAAGGGCTGGCCGCACAGGCGGGCGCGATCCAGCTTGGCCACGGGCTGAACCCGGCGACGCATATGGGCCCGCTGGTCTCGGCGCGGCAGGCCGAGCGCGTCGCGTCGTTCGTGTCGGACGCGCAGCAGCAGGGCGCGTCGATCGTCGCCGGAGGGCAGCGGCTCGGCGATGCCGGCACCTATATCCGCCCGACGATCGTCGCCGATGTCGACCCCGACATGACGATCGTGCGCGACGAAGTGTTCGGCCCGGTGCTGGTCGTCCAGCGCTATGACGACATCGACGCCGTCGTCGCATCGGCGAACGACAGCGTCTATGGCCTCGCCGCGAGCATCTGGACCGAATCGCTGAGCCACGCGCACCGCCTGTCGCGCGCGATCCAGGCGGGATCGGTGTGGATCAACTGCCACTCGATGTACGACGCCAGCCTGCCGATCGGCGGGGTCAAGCAATCCGGCTTCGGGCGCGACAGCGGCATCGCGGCGATGGACAATTATCTCGAGTGGAAGACGGTCTGCGCGGTTCTGTAAGGAACTGGTAGAACCGGGCGCAGCACAGGGTGATTCTCACTCAAAGCCACAAAGGCACGAAGAATATGCATTCTTCTTGCTTCGTGACTTTGTGGCTTTGTGGCTTTGTGGCTTTGTGGCTTTGTGGCTTTGTGGCTTTGTGTGAAATAGAAATTTAAGAACCTGAAAACCAGAGCTCAGCGCCCTGGCTTCAAAACCTTGTCGAAATAATCCACCGTCAGCGCCAACGCCTCGCGGCTGGCGGCGCGGATCGCCTCGGGGGTCTTGGCGTACCAGCCATGGTTGGCGCCTTCGATGATCCGCAGTTCCGCCGGCACCCCGGCCGCCTTGAGCGCCGCCGCCATCGTCTCGCTCTGCTTCGGCGGCACCGCCATGTCGGCGCTGCCATGGATCAGCAGCATCGGCGCGTCACCCGCGTCGACATAGGTCACGGGCGAAACCGCGCGCTTCTGGTCGTCGGTGCATTGCGCGACGGTGCAGCCCAGGAACAGCCGCGTCGCGTCCTCCGGCGGCGGCGGCGGACGCTTCACCGGGCCTTCGTCCAGAAAATCATAGATGCCATACCAGCCGACCACCGCCTGGACACAGTCCGAGGGCGGCGGTGCCGAGGGGGCCGGCGCCGGGCCGCGACGCGGCGCCTCCGCCACCGGCTCGAACGCCTTCACGCCGCACGTCGTCCCTGCGAGCCCGACGAGATGCCCACCCGCCGAATCGCCCCAGATGCCGATGCGCTCGGGATCGATGCCATAGGCGTCGGCATTGGCGCGCAGGAACCGGATAGCGGCCTTAACATCCTGAATCTGCGACGGAAATGGGGCTTCGCGCGACAGGCGATAGCTGATCGACGCGACGACATAGCCGCGGACCGCCATCTTCGCGAGCGTCGCCGGCCAGTCCTTATACGCCGCCGCGTCACGCGGATTGCCCAGCAGCCACGCGCCGCCATGGACATAGATCAGCAGCGGGCGCTTCGCCGCGCCCGGCACCTGCGGCGCATAGACGTCCAGCGTGAGCGGGCGATACCCGATCGGCGTCGCATAGGGGATGCCCGGATGCGCGACGATGCCGCCGGGAAAGGCAATCGATGCCGCCCGGATCGAATCCGGGGCGACGGGCGCGCCGGGCGCGCTGATGTCGATCGTCGCGGCCAGATCGGCGCCCGATTGGGCGAGCGCGGGTCCTGCGGCAAGCATCGCCGCCAGCGTGACGAGAAGGTCCCTGGAGGTCATTTGCGGTGCTCCCGAAGATAGGCCGCCGCGCGCGCCGATGCGTTGGCGCGGATGTCGGCGTAGAACAGCCCCATGTCGTGAAAATGCAGGCTCCCGCCGGGCAGCGGCTTGAGGTCGAGCGCGGGGTCGGCATCGACCACGAGGAAACCGTCGCGGCATTCGGCAGCCACCTTGCCCGCAACCGGCGCCGCGACCGGCCCCGCCCCCGGATCGCCCGGCACAGCGCCCAGGCTCGCCGACTTCGCCGCTGCGGGCTTGCTGCGGTCGAACGTCAGCGGATTGACGCAGAACACCGCCTTGCCGGGGCCTTCGCCGTGCAGCTTGACGAAGCGCTGCTGCATCAGCCCGCCCAGCATCGCACGGTCGGCGTCGCCGGTGACGCTGTTCCAACCGACCACGCACCCGGTCTGGGTACCACGGTCGCACGGCTTGATCGTGCGATAGGTCGTGCCGAAATCACCCTCGGACAGGTTGTAGCCGAGCACATAGGCGGCCACCATGCGCTTCGCGAGCGGCGTGCCGTCGATCCGCTTTGCCAGCAGCGTGGCGAGATGCGACCCGCCCTGGCTATGCCCGGCAAGGATAAAGGGCCGGTCGCCGATCGCCTTCAGGAAGGCGTCGAACGCCCGCTCAACGTCGGTATAGGCCAGCGCGAACGCCTTGCCCCCCTCGCCGTCCAGCATCCCCACCGCACGCGCCACTGCCTGGCGATAGCGCGGCGCATAGATCGCGCAGCATCCGTTGAAGATCGACGCCTGCCGCGCAATCACGCTCGCGTCGGTCCATGCGTTGGTGGCCGCGTCGGCAAGATCCTGGTTCCACTGGACCGCGTGGCGGAACGTTGTCGGGTGAACGTAGAATAAGGCGACCTTCGCCACTTTCGCCGCTGGCGTAGCACCCTGCGGCACCGTGGCGGCAGCGCCCGGCGCGCCCGGACGCGAAGCCCATGCGCCCGCCTCTGCATAGTCCGGCGCGGGCGGCGGCGTGGTCGTGTCGAACGACTGCCCCAGCGCGGGCAGTGGCAGGGCGAACAATGCGCCCGCGATCAGCAAGCGCCGCATCACAGCGACAGGATTTCGAGCGCGGCGCGTTCGGACGATTCCAGCGCGCCCTCCAGCCCGCGTGCGCCGACCGCGGTATGCTCGCCGCAAAAGTGCAGCCGCCCGGCTGGCGCGCTCAGCGTCGATCCGAACGCCGCGATCTGGCCGGGGCTGAAATAGGAAATGTCGCCCATGTTGAAGCGCTCCGCGGTCCAGCTATGCATATAGGCCCCCTTGACCTTGCCCTTCGCCGCCGGGCGCAACGTCTCCAGCCGGTTGACGACGAACGCCAGCGCCTCGTCCTTGCCGAGCCGGTCCCAATATTGCGCCAGATGCCCGCGCCCCTGCACCATCAGCCCGGTGACCTGCTTCGGATCGGCGCCGAAGCGCTGCGGCATCACATTGCCCAGCATGTCGTCGGTCCACATCGCCGGCGACACGCCATCGGACTCCCAAAAGGGTTCGGTCACGGTCAGGAAGGCGATCGAGATCGGCTGGTATTTCAGCTCGGCCACCGCCATCGCCTGCGGCCCGCTGAGCCCCGGCCGGATCGCCACATTGCGCAGCGTCGAGAAGGGCAGCGAGCACAGCACATGCGGCGCCGAATAGACCGCGCCGTCTGCGCACCGCACATCGACCTTGCCCGCCAGATTGTCGATCGCGACGACTTCCTTGCCGAGCAGGATGTCGCCCTTCAGCAGCTTCGCCATGCCATTGGGCAACTGGATATTGCCCCCCTTCACTGCCAGCGAGCGCGGGCCGGCCTGGATCTGGCCCTTGATAAAGCCGTCGTTGAATTCGAGCATCAGCGCCGACACGTCATAGGCCGAGGTGCCGTAATAGGGCGAAATGCTGGCGGCGAGCTGGATCGCGGCGTCGTTCAGGCCCTGGGCCTGGAGGAAGCTGTATAGCGAGATGTCGAGCGCCGCGTTCGACGGATCGTTCCACAGGTTGAAATCGGGCAGCCGGGTGTGCTGCGACACCATCTTGCTGACGACTTCCCACGGCATCGATCCCTTGAGCGCCTCCGGGAAGGGATTGAGCGGCGACGTCGCCCATGCCTCGCGGGTGATGCGCTTGCCGTCGAGGTACAGCTCCTGCGGCGGCCCGCCATAGAAGCGGGGGGCGATATTCTCCAGTTCGACGCCCGCGCGCTTGGCCGCGTCGATGCCGCGGCCATAGCCCTCGCCCATCGAATTGAAGCCCATTTCGGGATAGCCCGGCTGGTCCATCAGTGTGAACACGCGCCCGCCGACGCGCTGGCGCGCCTCCAGCACCAGCACTTTCAGCCCCTCGCGCTCCAGCAGCCAGGCGGCGTTGAGCCCCGACACCCCGGCGCCCAGCACGATCACGTCATAACCGCGCGCCTTCGCCGTCTGGCCGCGCGCGCCCGCCGCCATTGTCATCCCCAGGGCGGCGGCCCCCACTCCGAACGCGCGACGAGTCAGTTTCACCGGAAGGTTCCTTTCGTATCAGCGTCCATCATCGATCCCCCGCCCGCCAAGTCGATTGCGCCGCGCCATATGATCGACTGGCGGACACTCGCGGCGCGACCGTTAAAGGGCCGGATTGCCGCCTGTACCACCCGCGCTGTAAATCGCGACCCGTTCAGAAAGCGGACATCCGCCAGGACCGAAGCTTGCCGGGGACTGAAGTGAAGAGGATTGTTCGATGACT from Sphingomonas hengshuiensis encodes the following:
- a CDS encoding alpha/beta hydrolase, which produces MTSRDLLVTLAAMLAAGPALAQSGADLAATIDISAPGAPVAPDSIRAASIAFPGGIVAHPGIPYATPIGYRPLTLDVYAPQVPGAAKRPLLIYVHGGAWLLGNPRDAAAYKDWPATLAKMAVRGYVVASISYRLSREAPFPSQIQDVKAAIRFLRANADAYGIDPERIGIWGDSAGGHLVGLAGTTCGVKAFEPVAEAPRRGPAPAPSAPPPSDCVQAVVGWYGIYDFLDEGPVKRPPPPPEDATRLFLGCTVAQCTDDQKRAVSPVTYVDAGDAPMLLIHGSADMAVPPKQSETMAAALKAAGVPAELRIIEGANHGWYAKTPEAIRAASREALALTVDYFDKVLKPGR
- a CDS encoding DUF3089 domain-containing protein — translated: MRRLLIAGALFALPLPALGQSFDTTTPPPAPDYAEAGAWASRPGAPGAAATVPQGATPAAKVAKVALFYVHPTTFRHAVQWNQDLADAATNAWTDASVIARQASIFNGCCAIYAPRYRQAVARAVGMLDGEGGKAFALAYTDVERAFDAFLKAIGDRPFILAGHSQGGSHLATLLAKRIDGTPLAKRMVAAYVLGYNLSEGDFGTTYRTIKPCDRGTQTGCVVGWNSVTGDADRAMLGGLMQQRFVKLHGEGPGKAVFCVNPLTFDRSKPAAAKSASLGAVPGDPGAGPVAAPVAGKVAAECRDGFLVVDADPALDLKPLPGGSLHFHDMGLFYADIRANASARAAAYLREHRK
- a CDS encoding flavin monoamine oxidase family protein; this translates as MKLTRRAFGVGAAALGMTMAAGARGQTAKARGYDVIVLGAGVSGLNAAWLLEREGLKVLVLEARQRVGGRVFTLMDQPGYPEMGFNSMGEGYGRGIDAAKRAGVELENIAPRFYGGPPQELYLDGKRITREAWATSPLNPFPEALKGSMPWEVVSKMVSQHTRLPDFNLWNDPSNAALDISLYSFLQAQGLNDAAIQLAASISPYYGTSAYDVSALMLEFNDGFIKGQIQAGPRSLAVKGGNIQLPNGMAKLLKGDILLGKEVVAIDNLAGKVDVRCADGAVYSAPHVLCSLPFSTLRNVAIRPGLSGPQAMAVAELKYQPISIAFLTVTEPFWESDGVSPAMWTDDMLGNVMPQRFGADPKQVTGLMVQGRGHLAQYWDRLGKDEALAFVVNRLETLRPAAKGKVKGAYMHSWTAERFNMGDISYFSPGQIAAFGSTLSAPAGRLHFCGEHTAVGARGLEGALESSERAALEILSL